From the genome of Bacillota bacterium, one region includes:
- the tmk gene encoding dTMP kinase, whose translation MFITFEGLDGTGKTTHGQLLVGWLNSLGKTALYTREPGGTKLGVSLRRILLDSQEYQVVPAAEVLLMAADRAQHVQEVIAPALAQGQIVVCDRYVDSSLAYQGFGLGYPLESVQRVNVIATEGLVPDITFWLDATTEELTGRLQRRESGADKIEDRGRGFHERVRAGYHHLIAQEPERFCVVNVGKRKVSDVQEEIRAVVKERLGLKLE comes from the coding sequence TTGTTTATTACCTTTGAAGGACTCGATGGTACCGGTAAGACGACCCATGGTCAGCTGTTGGTTGGGTGGCTAAATTCTCTGGGAAAGACTGCCCTATATACTCGGGAGCCGGGGGGGACCAAACTGGGGGTCAGCCTGAGGCGAATTCTGTTAGACAGTCAGGAGTATCAAGTGGTGCCGGCAGCCGAGGTGCTGTTGATGGCAGCGGATCGGGCGCAACATGTCCAAGAGGTCATCGCTCCGGCACTAGCCCAAGGACAGATCGTGGTCTGTGATCGGTACGTGGATTCCAGCCTTGCCTACCAGGGTTTTGGCCTGGGCTATCCGCTGGAGTCTGTGCAAAGGGTTAACGTTATTGCCACCGAGGGGTTGGTACCGGACATAACCTTTTGGCTCGATGCGACCACAGAGGAACTTACCGGTCGCTTGCAGAGAAGGGAGTCAGGAGCCGACAAGATTGAAGACCGAGGCCGAGGATTTCACGAGCGGGTACGAGCAGGATACCATCACTTGATCGCCCAAGAGCCAGAGAGATTTTGTGTGGTCAATGTTGGTAAGAGAAAAGTCAGCGACGTCCAAGAGGAAATTCGAGCAGTTGTCAAAGAACGCCTCGGTTTGAAGTTAGAATAA
- a CDS encoding YaaR family protein, with amino-acid sequence MVQGRGVFFATLEAVEEKRVEEALSVALDEVDKAAQHFVKSPTFANLRRYRTLVQQFIGTAVKVSYRVQRQSTFDPYGNRRVYRIVQIVNQQLDEMTQMVLQRHAPILELVRRLDEIRGLLCDIYQ; translated from the coding sequence ATGGTCCAAGGGAGAGGGGTCTTTTTTGCCACCCTGGAGGCCGTTGAGGAAAAAAGGGTGGAAGAGGCATTATCCGTAGCTTTGGACGAGGTAGACAAGGCAGCGCAACACTTTGTTAAGTCGCCTACCTTCGCCAATCTGCGGCGATACCGCACCCTAGTTCAGCAGTTTATTGGCACCGCGGTTAAGGTGAGTTATCGTGTCCAGCGGCAGTCTACCTTTGACCCTTACGGCAATAGGAGAGTGTATAGGATCGTCCAGATTGTCAATCAGCAATTGGATGAAATGACGCAGATGGTTTTGCAGCGTCATGCGCCGATTCTTGAATTAGTAAGAAGGCTTGATGAAATCAGAGGCCTCTTGTGTGACATATATCAGTAG
- the holB gene encoding DNA polymerase III subunit delta', whose protein sequence is MGLNSIVGQSHVVTSLQRSLRRGRVVHGYLFVGADGLGKRTTAEALAMALFCPIQPMAGCGKCPTCLKVREDKHPDWHRLRAAGTQIGIDEIRQLRQALSLEPYEADYKVALIEEAERMTVAAANSILKFLEEPIGEAIIILTVNNMAQVLPTIVSRCQVHRFSPVPGPELAQALIDRGIPETEAWKRAFRARGITGYALTEASDEADWDLAKCGALCDQLINTGADWLFKQTNDWGYDALEAERLVTGLQEWFRLILIYKATGELEISQPEVAEQLERQANRFTLKEIAAIQEQLATARHALSLHVNTRLTIDALLVQIHFLATVR, encoded by the coding sequence ATGGGGTTAAATAGTATTGTCGGACAAAGCCACGTGGTGACTTCGCTGCAGCGCAGCCTGCGCCGAGGTCGCGTTGTGCATGGCTATCTCTTTGTCGGCGCCGATGGTTTAGGCAAAAGGACCACTGCAGAAGCCTTAGCCATGGCCCTGTTTTGTCCCATTCAGCCCATGGCGGGTTGTGGCAAGTGCCCCACTTGTCTTAAAGTGCGGGAGGACAAACATCCCGATTGGCATCGGCTTCGGGCTGCGGGCACGCAAATTGGCATCGATGAAATCAGACAGCTAAGACAGGCCCTGAGTTTGGAGCCCTACGAGGCCGACTACAAGGTTGCCCTGATCGAAGAGGCAGAGAGGATGACGGTCGCGGCAGCTAACTCCATCCTCAAATTCCTGGAAGAGCCCATTGGAGAGGCGATAATCATCTTAACGGTGAACAATATGGCCCAGGTGTTGCCGACCATTGTTTCCCGATGTCAAGTTCACCGCTTTAGCCCCGTTCCAGGACCAGAACTGGCGCAGGCTCTGATTGACCGGGGAATTCCGGAAACAGAAGCTTGGAAGCGGGCTTTTCGGGCACGGGGCATCACCGGTTACGCTCTAACGGAGGCCTCAGACGAAGCCGATTGGGACTTAGCCAAATGTGGGGCCCTCTGTGACCAGCTAATCAATACCGGTGCCGACTGGCTCTTTAAGCAGACCAATGACTGGGGCTATGATGCCCTTGAGGCCGAGAGGTTAGTAACTGGATTACAGGAGTGGTTTCGACTTATTCTAATCTACAAGGCCACCGGTGAACTGGAAATCTCTCAACCAGAGGTAGCAGAGCAGTTGGAAAGACAGGCAAATAGGTTTACACTAAAGGAGATAGCAGCAATTCAAGAACAACTGGCGACGGCACGACATGCGCTGTCCCTTCATGTTAATACTCGATTGACAATCGATGCCCTATTGGTACAGATTCATTTCCTCGCGACGGTTCGGTGA
- a CDS encoding stage 0 sporulation family protein yields the protein MVKVVGVRFKKARKIYYFDPNGLDLDIDTDVIVETSRGLEYGLVVVPPKEVQEDEVVQPLKPIIRLATPKDREVVENNIKRQEEAFAIGLEKIAKHGLPMKLVDVEYTFDNSKLIFYFTADGRVDFRELVKDLAGVFRMRIELRQIGVRDEARMLGGLGPCGREMCCASFLGEFAPVSIKMAKEQNLSLNPTKISGICGRLMCCLRYETEAYKAAREELPCVGDCVCTGTGHGTVVEVNPVKESVIVDVPDSGLIEVKAEEIAESCDELEAITPEEAQEQAPEQGQEQAEETTQAEGQSESQTETKAEKNSKPRRPRRPRRRRVKRNKQGQKRQNRDPKTTQ from the coding sequence ATGGTTAAGGTGGTAGGGGTACGCTTTAAGAAGGCCCGAAAGATATATTATTTCGATCCCAATGGTTTGGATCTCGATATAGATACCGACGTGATTGTTGAGACTTCTCGGGGTTTGGAGTATGGTCTGGTGGTGGTTCCCCCTAAGGAAGTACAGGAGGATGAAGTGGTTCAGCCCTTGAAGCCCATCATTCGACTGGCTACCCCCAAGGATCGGGAAGTGGTAGAAAACAACATTAAACGGCAAGAGGAAGCCTTTGCCATCGGTCTTGAGAAGATTGCTAAACACGGCTTACCGATGAAACTAGTGGATGTGGAGTACACCTTTGATAACAGCAAGCTGATCTTCTACTTCACCGCCGATGGGAGAGTGGATTTTCGAGAACTCGTTAAGGATTTAGCGGGAGTTTTTCGGATGCGCATCGAACTGAGGCAGATTGGAGTCAGAGATGAGGCCCGGATGCTCGGTGGACTCGGCCCCTGTGGACGAGAGATGTGCTGCGCGTCCTTCTTGGGGGAATTTGCTCCGGTGTCTATCAAAATGGCCAAGGAACAAAATCTCTCCCTTAATCCCACCAAAATATCCGGGATTTGTGGTCGATTGATGTGCTGCCTCCGCTATGAAACGGAGGCTTACAAGGCGGCCAGGGAGGAACTTCCCTGTGTCGGGGACTGTGTCTGCACCGGGACGGGTCACGGCACAGTGGTTGAGGTGAACCCTGTCAAGGAATCGGTCATTGTCGATGTTCCCGATTCCGGCTTGATTGAGGTCAAGGCGGAGGAGATTGCTGAGTCCTGTGATGAACTGGAGGCCATTACCCCTGAGGAGGCTCAAGAACAGGCACCGGAGCAAGGGCAAGAGCAAGCTGAGGAGACAACTCAAGCGGAAGGTCAAAGTGAATCCCAGACTGAAACCAAGGCCGAAAAGAACAGCAAACCCAGGCGTCCCCGTCGTCCCCGGCGGCGTCGGGTGAAAAGGAACAAACAGGGTCAAAAAAGGCAAAATCGGGATCCAAAGACTACCCAGTAA
- a CDS encoding UDP-N-acetylmuramoyl-L-alanyl-D-glutamate--2,6-diaminopimelate ligase, which produces MMPLAQLLAEIQGEILQIQAQGLETSAFEEIEIERITADSREGQTGALFVAITGFKVDGHDYLASAVSKGCRAVVVERMVSPLPSVPVILVKNTRRALGLLASAILDFPSRRLKVIGVTGTNGKTTATSLIHHILCQAGIPAGLIGAPETKIGEHREPSQVTTPDALKLQQLLSQMVNEGCTHVVMEVSSHGIELERIAGVEFDLAVLTNISTDHLDLHKSQEAYVQTKFRFFASLPAAATAVLNGDEPLSEQIRRQTKAQIVEYGLTGSPQVQALEIRDFDDSSRFQLVLPNEAQLLRLECHLPLPGRHNISNALAAAAVAFTLGVDPATVQQGLNTFPGVPRRLHPVCRSEITVIDDYAHNPGSIAAALSTIAPPRYPGITLVVAVRGSRGEQVNWENGRALADAINSWPNVRRVIVTASSEVVAAKDRVTEPEQRAFVAALQTLSCPISVHDRLDAALKEALQLAQAKDLILLLGAQGMDPGADMLLAMLGELAPITG; this is translated from the coding sequence ATGATGCCACTAGCCCAATTGCTAGCTGAGATTCAGGGAGAAATTCTGCAAATTCAAGCCCAGGGCCTTGAAACCAGCGCCTTCGAAGAGATCGAGATTGAGAGAATTACTGCCGATTCCCGAGAGGGTCAGACCGGGGCACTGTTTGTAGCCATCACCGGATTCAAAGTCGATGGACACGATTACCTGGCCTCCGCGGTGAGCAAGGGATGCCGGGCGGTAGTGGTGGAACGCATGGTCTCACCGCTGCCTTCCGTTCCAGTGATCCTGGTGAAAAATACCCGCCGAGCCCTGGGCTTGTTAGCCTCTGCCATTCTTGACTTTCCCAGCCGTAGGCTGAAGGTCATTGGCGTAACGGGAACCAACGGCAAGACCACAGCCACCAGTTTGATTCACCATATCCTCTGTCAAGCTGGAATCCCCGCGGGGCTGATTGGAGCGCCGGAAACTAAAATCGGAGAGCACCGAGAACCCTCACAGGTGACCACTCCCGATGCCCTGAAGCTGCAGCAATTGCTCAGCCAGATGGTCAACGAGGGCTGTACCCACGTGGTGATGGAAGTCTCCAGTCATGGAATTGAACTGGAACGCATTGCAGGGGTTGAATTTGACCTGGCAGTGCTCACCAACATCTCGACGGATCACCTGGATTTACACAAAAGTCAGGAGGCCTACGTACAAACCAAATTCCGGTTCTTTGCCTCCTTACCAGCTGCGGCGACTGCCGTGCTCAATGGGGATGAACCCTTATCTGAGCAGATTCGCCGCCAAACCAAGGCCCAGATCGTCGAGTATGGATTAACCGGCTCCCCCCAGGTTCAGGCCCTGGAGATCAGGGATTTTGATGATAGCTCCCGGTTCCAGCTGGTACTGCCCAATGAAGCCCAGTTGTTAAGATTGGAGTGCCACCTCCCGCTGCCGGGAAGGCATAACATTTCCAACGCACTGGCTGCCGCTGCCGTAGCCTTCACCCTAGGCGTTGATCCGGCAACAGTTCAACAGGGGCTGAACACCTTTCCCGGTGTGCCCCGAAGACTCCATCCCGTGTGCCGCTCCGAGATTACCGTCATCGACGACTACGCCCACAATCCCGGGAGTATCGCCGCGGCTTTGTCCACCATTGCTCCCCCCCGATACCCGGGGATCACCCTGGTGGTAGCAGTTCGGGGAAGCCGGGGGGAGCAGGTAAACTGGGAAAATGGAAGGGCACTGGCTGACGCTATCAACTCCTGGCCCAATGTGCGAAGGGTGATCGTCACCGCCAGCAGTGAAGTGGTTGCCGCCAAAGATCGAGTTACAGAGCCAGAACAAAGGGCCTTCGTTGCCGCATTGCAGACACTCTCCTGCCCCATATCGGTCCACGATAGGTTAGATGCTGCCCTGAAGGAAGCGTTACAGCTGGCTCAAGCTAAGGACCTAATTCTTCTCTTGGGAGCCCAGGGAATGGACCCTGGGGCTGACATGCTCCTTGCCATGCTCGGGGAATTAGCCCCGATTACTGGGTAG
- the rsmI gene encoding 16S rRNA (cytidine(1402)-2'-O)-methyltransferase, translating to MSDRFIQLSHRWQWPALCVSLRRCCTSYYLGNWAGVLTSGLWTRYRIGTASGWIEGKVGEPVGVVNPGHLYVVATPIGNLLDITLRALEVLRQVDLIAAEDTRRARGLLTHYEISTPLVSYHEHNEVERTEQLLAKLEQGVSIALISDAGTPLVSDPGYTLISAATDRGLTVVPIPGPCAAITALMAAGLPSDQFVFYGFIPRKASQRRQLWTELLTETRTAIFYESPNRLMSSLREMATHFPSRRAAVARELTKVHEEFVSGTVESIAEELGQRERIRGEIVLVLAGANRDTARDHGVYNDAEIKQMVADLMAMGSTKKQAVKEVAAMVQRRRQEVYALAVDLVVTKPED from the coding sequence ATGTCTGACAGGTTTATCCAGCTATCTCACCGGTGGCAATGGCCGGCACTTTGTGTTAGCCTGCGTCGTTGCTGTACCAGTTATTACTTGGGGAACTGGGCTGGGGTACTGACATCGGGATTGTGGACAAGATACAGGATAGGGACAGCAAGTGGGTGGATTGAAGGGAAGGTAGGCGAACCTGTGGGTGTAGTTAATCCCGGTCACCTTTATGTGGTGGCTACTCCGATTGGAAATTTGCTGGACATTACTTTGAGGGCATTGGAAGTGTTGCGGCAGGTGGACTTAATCGCCGCGGAAGATACCCGCCGGGCTCGGGGACTTTTGACACACTACGAGATCAGTACCCCCTTGGTGAGTTATCATGAACATAACGAAGTAGAGCGCACGGAACAATTGCTGGCGAAACTGGAGCAGGGAGTTAGTATCGCCTTGATTTCCGATGCCGGCACGCCGCTGGTGTCGGATCCCGGGTATACCTTGATTTCCGCCGCCACCGATCGGGGGCTGACGGTGGTGCCAATTCCCGGCCCCTGCGCCGCGATCACGGCCTTGATGGCTGCGGGACTGCCGTCGGATCAGTTCGTTTTCTATGGGTTCATCCCCCGCAAGGCCTCCCAACGCCGGCAGTTGTGGACAGAGCTCTTGACCGAGACAAGGACGGCAATCTTTTATGAATCACCCAATCGGCTGATGTCTAGTCTGAGGGAAATGGCCACCCACTTTCCCAGCCGCCGGGCAGCGGTGGCAAGGGAACTGACTAAGGTGCATGAGGAGTTTGTCTCCGGCACCGTGGAGTCCATTGCCGAGGAACTAGGGCAGAGGGAGAGAATCAGAGGCGAGATTGTGCTGGTGTTGGCCGGTGCCAATCGGGATACTGCTAGGGACCATGGGGTGTATAACGATGCCGAGATTAAACAGATGGTTGCCGATCTGATGGCAATGGGAAGTACCAAGAAGCAGGCGGTGAAAGAGGTTGCGGCCATGGTTCAGCGGCGCCGACAAGAGGTTTATGCCTTAGCCGTTGACCTAGTAGTAACAAAGCCAGAGGACTAG
- a CDS encoding MBL fold metallo-hydrolase, giving the protein MRLRIVGCHSPFALAGQVTPGYLVESDGTRILLDCGFGVVSGLSKYIAVESLTSVVISHLHPDHSADLIPLGFALMVAKSEGKLEPPMKVFVPQGGSEIFHSVLQVQGNLAREVLSGMELIEYQGETIEVDNLTLQLAPTGHRMNCHCVRISTGTKSLGYTADTAYQEELASIFAGVDLLLAEAGAVSEEQAKAASHMLPEEAGKLGEETKAGKLVLTHFLPGTDTEDVAKRARTTYSGELIIAEEGLLVEV; this is encoded by the coding sequence ATGCGGTTAAGGATCGTAGGGTGTCATTCTCCCTTTGCCCTTGCCGGGCAGGTGACACCGGGTTATTTGGTGGAGAGTGATGGGACAAGGATCTTGCTGGATTGCGGTTTCGGTGTTGTATCTGGGCTATCAAAATACATAGCTGTGGAGTCTTTAACGTCCGTTGTTATCTCACATTTGCATCCGGACCACAGTGCCGACCTGATTCCCCTAGGTTTTGCCTTGATGGTGGCTAAGTCGGAAGGGAAACTAGAGCCACCGATGAAGGTTTTCGTCCCCCAGGGCGGCAGCGAGATATTTCACAGTGTGCTGCAGGTACAGGGGAATCTGGCCCGGGAAGTTCTCAGTGGAATGGAACTGATTGAGTATCAAGGGGAAACCATCGAAGTGGATAACCTCACCCTGCAGCTAGCTCCCACAGGGCATAGGATGAACTGTCATTGTGTTCGGATCTCCACTGGGACGAAGAGTTTGGGATACACCGCCGATACCGCGTACCAGGAGGAGCTGGCGTCGATTTTTGCCGGAGTTGATCTGCTCTTGGCGGAAGCTGGAGCAGTCAGTGAAGAGCAAGCCAAAGCTGCCAGCCACATGCTGCCCGAAGAGGCCGGAAAACTAGGGGAAGAGACGAAGGCTGGCAAGCTGGTGTTGACTCATTTCCTGCCGGGAACGGACACCGAGGATGTTGCCAAGCGGGCCAGAACCACCTATTCGGGAGAATTGATCATAGCCGAAGAAGGGCTGCTTGTTGAGGTGTAG
- the metG gene encoding methionine--tRNA ligase, translating to MGKGKFYITTPIYYPSADLHIGHAYTTTVADVLARWHRFEGDDVLFLTGSDEHGQKIQRAAEEKGTSPQQYVDEIVAGFKELWQRLNITYDDFVRTTQPRHQKVVQDVFRKLYEKGDIYKGHYEGWYCTPCETFWVESRLEDKNCPDCGRPVELVKEESYFFKLSRYADRLLAHIEANPEFIQPESRRNEMVSFIKSGLEDLAVSRTTFSWGVPVPQDEKHVVYVWVDALPNYLTGAGYLSDLEKFAKFWPADLHLVGKEIMRFHTIIWPIILMALELPLPKTVFGHGWLLFDQEKMSKSKGNVVDPHALIDEFGSDALRYFLMREISFGQDGNFSRRALMERINSDLANDLGNLLHRTLSMLERYRDGVIPEPGVQTELDGEVVQLFEETVANFREQLNSYQLNTAVATLWRFVGRMNKYVDETEPWTLAKAPEKRERLDTVLYNFFEAQRLICLLIQPIMPETAAKMWQQLGIEEPLSEQTSEALTWGLLPAGVTTQKGDPLFPRLDLDAEFGKPDGKPQKAPAKKSKDQGKEQETGVNLVDISHFGQLELKVAEVLQAEPVKKADKLLKLQIDLGGETRQIVAGIAQHYRPEELVGKKIVVVANLKPAKIRGEVSQGMLLAASTEDQLSLVTVEKDLPAGARVK from the coding sequence ATGGGAAAGGGCAAGTTTTACATCACAACGCCGATCTACTATCCCAGTGCCGATTTGCACATCGGGCATGCCTACACAACTACCGTGGCCGATGTCCTGGCCAGATGGCATCGGTTTGAGGGCGACGATGTCCTGTTTCTGACGGGATCCGATGAGCATGGACAAAAGATTCAGCGGGCGGCGGAGGAAAAGGGAACCAGTCCCCAGCAGTACGTTGATGAAATCGTGGCCGGATTCAAGGAGCTATGGCAGCGACTAAACATTACCTACGACGACTTTGTCCGGACCACACAGCCGCGGCACCAGAAGGTAGTCCAAGATGTTTTTCGGAAGCTGTATGAAAAGGGCGACATTTACAAAGGTCATTACGAAGGCTGGTACTGCACCCCCTGCGAAACCTTTTGGGTGGAAAGCAGGCTAGAAGACAAGAATTGTCCCGACTGCGGGCGGCCGGTGGAATTGGTGAAAGAGGAAAGCTACTTCTTTAAGCTCTCCCGGTACGCGGACCGGCTGCTGGCCCACATTGAGGCTAATCCGGAGTTCATTCAACCGGAGTCCCGGCGCAACGAGATGGTCAGCTTTATCAAGAGCGGACTCGAGGATTTGGCGGTATCCCGCACCACCTTTAGTTGGGGAGTTCCTGTTCCCCAGGATGAAAAGCACGTGGTCTACGTTTGGGTAGATGCCCTGCCAAACTACCTCACCGGTGCCGGCTACCTGTCGGATCTTGAGAAATTTGCCAAGTTTTGGCCGGCGGATCTGCATCTTGTGGGTAAGGAGATAATGCGGTTCCATACCATTATCTGGCCGATTATCCTGATGGCTCTGGAGCTACCCTTGCCCAAGACGGTATTTGGTCATGGATGGCTGCTCTTTGATCAGGAGAAAATGTCCAAGTCCAAGGGCAATGTCGTCGATCCCCACGCCCTCATCGATGAATTTGGCAGCGACGCCCTGCGTTACTTCTTAATGAGGGAGATTTCCTTTGGCCAAGATGGCAATTTCTCCCGCCGAGCTTTGATGGAGCGAATTAACTCCGACTTGGCCAATGACCTGGGCAACTTGCTGCATCGGACTTTGTCGATGCTGGAGAGGTACAGAGATGGTGTTATTCCTGAGCCTGGGGTGCAGACGGAGCTCGATGGGGAAGTTGTCCAACTCTTTGAGGAAACGGTGGCCAATTTCCGAGAGCAGCTAAACAGCTACCAGCTGAACACTGCAGTGGCTACCCTTTGGCGCTTCGTGGGGAGAATGAACAAGTACGTCGATGAGACGGAACCCTGGACCCTGGCTAAGGCCCCCGAGAAAAGGGAGCGCCTCGATACGGTATTGTACAATTTCTTTGAAGCCCAACGCCTGATCTGTCTGCTGATTCAGCCCATTATGCCGGAAACCGCGGCCAAGATGTGGCAGCAGCTTGGCATCGAGGAACCCCTGTCGGAACAAACTTCCGAGGCTCTGACCTGGGGACTGCTGCCGGCGGGAGTAACTACCCAGAAGGGTGATCCCCTCTTCCCCCGCCTAGACCTTGATGCGGAGTTTGGCAAGCCGGATGGGAAGCCGCAGAAGGCTCCGGCCAAGAAGAGCAAAGACCAGGGCAAGGAGCAGGAGACTGGGGTTAATCTAGTGGATATCAGCCACTTTGGCCAGCTAGAACTGAAGGTTGCCGAGGTTCTGCAGGCAGAGCCGGTGAAAAAGGCCGACAAACTTCTCAAACTGCAGATTGATCTCGGAGGTGAGACTCGGCAAATCGTGGCCGGGATCGCCCAGCATTACCGACCGGAAGAGCTGGTCGGGAAGAAAATCGTGGTAGTTGCCAACTTGAAGCCGGCAAAGATCCGGGGCGAGGTCTCCCAGGGAATGCTCTTGGCTGCCTCCACTGAGGACCAATTGAGCTTGGTTACCGTTGAAAAGGACCTGCCGGCTGGAGCTAGGGTGAAGTAG
- a CDS encoding TatD family hydrolase yields MVDTHVHLDDRRFDADRDQVLQRAWQAGVAFVVNVGADAASSQAAVRLAQQEARVYAAVGVHPHDASSYSPQVEALLRRLAGEQKVVAIGEIGLDYYYDNSPRDRQREVFVEQIELALELDLPIVIHSRDAQQDTLEILRRYAGRARGLMHCFSGSYETAKVCLDLGYYLAFGGSITFKNARRLAEIVKQVPLERMLLETDCPYLTPVPHRGKRNEPCYVTFVAEKVAELKGIDVAEVASVTTQNAKDVFGI; encoded by the coding sequence GTGGTCGATACCCATGTCCATCTCGATGATCGCCGGTTCGACGCCGATCGGGATCAGGTCTTGCAGCGGGCTTGGCAGGCAGGCGTAGCGTTCGTAGTTAACGTCGGTGCCGACGCTGCCTCCTCTCAGGCGGCGGTGAGGCTAGCCCAGCAAGAGGCGAGGGTCTATGCCGCCGTTGGGGTCCATCCTCACGATGCCAGTTCCTACTCACCACAGGTGGAAGCCCTTCTGCGTCGTTTGGCCGGTGAGCAAAAGGTGGTGGCTATCGGAGAGATTGGTTTGGACTATTACTACGACAACTCTCCCCGAGACCGGCAGCGGGAGGTCTTCGTCGAGCAAATCGAACTGGCCCTGGAGCTGGATCTGCCCATCGTGATTCACAGCCGGGATGCGCAGCAGGATACTCTGGAGATTCTCCGTCGCTATGCAGGAAGAGCGCGGGGATTGATGCACTGCTTTTCCGGCAGCTATGAGACGGCCAAGGTGTGTTTGGATCTGGGGTACTATCTAGCCTTTGGTGGCAGTATTACCTTCAAGAACGCCCGTCGACTGGCAGAAATCGTCAAGCAGGTTCCCCTAGAGCGCATGCTCCTGGAGACCGATTGTCCTTACCTGACACCGGTACCCCATCGTGGCAAGCGCAATGAGCCCTGCTACGTGACCTTTGTAGCAGAGAAGGTAGCGGAACTGAAGGGAATTGACGTAGCGGAAGTGGCGTCTGTGACCACCCAAAACGCCAAGGATGTCTTTGGGATTTAG
- a CDS encoding Gfo/Idh/MocA family oxidoreductase, translating to MLKVGLVGIGFMGRGHLDNYIRLEAEGFPVKLTAICDIDPDKFKNIFIKGNIDVGTGTYDFSKYNCYTDLDEMLEKEDLDYVDIALPTYLHAEASVKAMNKGFHVLCEKPMALNSEECRQMIEASERTGRKLMIAQCLRFWPAYEYLKEKVASGEWGNVTSAYFFRGGAPPQWSYENWLLTKEKSGGCLLDQHIHDVDTINWLFGKPEKVSTLAKNVIPGSGYDIVSTNYYFADGKVVNAQDDWTLMGDFGFDMVFRVNFEKGNLVFEKGKLTAYPNDGEGFEPELSPEQGYYREIKYFANAILKDTPIEIATPTSTMETIQIAEAELESADKGGIMVAVK from the coding sequence ATGCTTAAGGTCGGATTAGTTGGTATTGGGTTCATGGGGCGAGGGCATCTAGATAATTACATACGGCTGGAGGCGGAAGGATTTCCCGTTAAGTTAACGGCAATCTGTGATATTGATCCCGACAAATTTAAGAATATATTCATCAAGGGCAATATCGATGTCGGCACCGGCACCTATGATTTCAGTAAGTACAACTGCTACACCGATCTCGACGAAATGCTGGAGAAGGAAGATCTCGACTATGTGGATATCGCCCTACCTACGTATCTACATGCCGAAGCTTCAGTTAAAGCGATGAACAAGGGCTTCCATGTCCTGTGCGAAAAACCGATGGCCCTTAACTCCGAGGAGTGTCGGCAGATGATTGAGGCCTCGGAGAGGACCGGTCGCAAGTTGATGATCGCTCAGTGTCTGCGGTTCTGGCCGGCATATGAGTATTTGAAGGAAAAGGTTGCATCCGGTGAATGGGGCAATGTCACCTCCGCCTACTTCTTCCGTGGAGGTGCTCCGCCACAATGGTCCTATGAGAACTGGCTGTTGACCAAGGAAAAGAGCGGCGGTTGCTTGTTGGACCAGCACATCCATGATGTCGACACCATCAACTGGCTCTTTGGTAAGCCGGAGAAGGTGTCCACTCTAGCAAAGAATGTAATTCCGGGAAGCGGATATGACATCGTGTCCACCAACTACTACTTTGCCGATGGCAAGGTGGTCAACGCCCAGGATGACTGGACCTTGATGGGTGATTTTGGTTTCGACATGGTATTTCGGGTTAACTTTGAAAAGGGGAACCTGGTCTTTGAAAAGGGCAAACTGACGGCCTATCCCAACGATGGAGAGGGGTTTGAGCCGGAGCTGTCCCCGGAACAGGGGTATTATCGCGAGATTAAGTATTTTGCCAATGCCATCCTCAAAGATACTCCCATCGAAATAGCTACTCCCACCAGTACCATGGAGACCATTCAGATCGCTGAAGCCGAATTAGAGTCCGCCGACAAGGGTGGAATCATGGTAGCGGTAAAATAG